Proteins co-encoded in one Rubrobacter naiadicus genomic window:
- a CDS encoding bifunctional 3'-5' exonuclease/DNA polymerase — MEGLSGHTLITEAGGLEAVVDELARASVVGVDVETTGLDPRDGRLRLLQLATPQKTFVVDAFSVRDLSPLADLLEDGPEKVLHNSKFDYEFLLEQHGIRLHPIFDTMLAAQLLDGGQQGPSYALEAIAERYLEEEVDKAARREDWSGQLSEEQLRYAAKDAAILLPLREVLAERLAEERLRRIARIEFGAVGAIAEMELAGIRLDLSRWRELEETIRRRRDEAAAELESFFPPPEGVLPLEGLGPSLNLNSPQQVMGAFRSLGIELPDTRVWTLLGVDHPAARALLRYRELQKKLGTYLEPYPGYVHPKTGRIHASFLQCRVPTGRLACTNPNIQQIPHEDEFRRCFVAGEGNTLVIADYSQIELRILAEVSGDPAFLRAFNSGEDLHRLTAATMYGVRPEEVTKEQRSAAKRINFGLMYGRGAKSLSAQLGTDEEHGRRLIDEYFASYPKVQGYLQTTAERALRERQLRTLAGRVRKFGPPSPQEDRGALRREAMNYPIQGTSADITKLALCYVGRDLRDLNARLVNCIHDELVVECPEGEAEEVAERMQGAMVRAGQKILTKVPVEVEVAISPEWRKG, encoded by the coding sequence ATGGAGGGTCTCTCCGGGCACACCCTGATAACCGAAGCAGGTGGACTCGAGGCCGTCGTGGACGAACTCGCACGTGCATCCGTCGTCGGCGTGGACGTGGAGACGACGGGTCTGGACCCGCGCGACGGCCGGCTGCGTCTGCTGCAGCTCGCCACCCCGCAGAAGACCTTCGTCGTGGATGCGTTCAGCGTGCGGGACCTCTCGCCCCTCGCCGACCTCCTCGAGGACGGACCCGAGAAGGTCCTGCACAACAGCAAGTTCGACTACGAGTTCCTCCTCGAACAACACGGCATCAGGCTCCACCCCATCTTCGACACCATGCTCGCCGCGCAGCTCCTCGACGGCGGCCAGCAGGGTCCATCCTACGCGCTGGAGGCCATCGCCGAGCGCTACCTGGAGGAGGAGGTGGACAAGGCGGCCCGCCGGGAGGACTGGTCCGGCCAACTCTCCGAGGAGCAGCTGCGCTACGCGGCGAAGGACGCGGCCATCCTGCTCCCGCTGCGCGAGGTGCTCGCAGAGCGCCTCGCCGAAGAGAGGCTGCGCCGGATAGCCCGCATAGAGTTCGGGGCGGTCGGGGCGATAGCCGAGATGGAGCTCGCCGGCATCAGGCTGGACCTCTCCCGCTGGAGGGAGCTCGAGGAGACCATACGCCGCAGGAGGGACGAGGCGGCGGCGGAGCTGGAGTCGTTCTTCCCGCCTCCGGAGGGGGTGCTCCCGCTGGAGGGGCTCGGGCCGAGCCTCAACCTGAACAGCCCTCAGCAGGTGATGGGGGCCTTCCGCTCCCTCGGCATAGAGCTCCCGGACACCCGGGTGTGGACGCTGCTCGGGGTCGACCACCCGGCCGCGCGGGCGCTTTTGCGCTACAGGGAGCTGCAGAAGAAGCTCGGCACCTACCTGGAGCCCTACCCGGGCTACGTCCACCCGAAGACCGGTCGCATCCACGCCAGCTTCCTGCAGTGCCGGGTCCCCACCGGCCGCCTCGCCTGCACCAACCCGAACATCCAGCAGATCCCGCACGAGGACGAGTTCCGCCGCTGCTTCGTGGCAGGAGAGGGCAACACCCTGGTCATCGCCGACTACTCGCAGATAGAGCTCAGGATCCTGGCGGAGGTCTCCGGGGACCCCGCGTTCCTCAGGGCCTTCAACAGCGGGGAGGACCTGCACCGCCTCACCGCGGCGACGATGTACGGCGTCCGGCCGGAGGAGGTAACGAAGGAGCAGCGCTCGGCGGCCAAGCGGATAAACTTCGGGCTGATGTACGGCCGGGGGGCGAAGAGCCTCTCGGCCCAGCTCGGCACCGACGAGGAGCACGGCCGCAGGCTCATAGACGAATACTTCGCCAGCTACCCGAAGGTGCAGGGCTACCTCCAGACGACCGCCGAGAGAGCCCTGCGGGAGCGGCAGCTGCGCACGCTCGCCGGGAGGGTCAGGAAGTTCGGTCCTCCCTCGCCGCAGGAAGACCGGGGGGCTCTAAGAAGAGAGGCGATGAACTACCCGATACAGGGGACCTCGGCGGACATCACCAAGCTCGCCCTCTGCTACGTCGGACGCGACCTCAGGGATCTGAATGCGCGTCTGGTCAATTGCATCCACGACGAACTGGTCGTGGAGTGTCCCGAAGGGGAGGCAGAGGAGGTGGCGGAGCGGATGCAGGGGGCGATGGTGCGGGCCGGGCAGAAGATCCTCACGAAGGTCCCGGTCGAGGTGGAGGTCGCCATCTCACCGGAGTGGCGCAAGGGTTAG
- a CDS encoding site-2 protease family protein, with product MGNSFKIGRVFGIDVKVHWTFFLLLIVFGYFAYHSSGSIAATLITVGLILALFVFVLLHEFGHSLVAQRIGIEIPDITLLPLGGLARMKSMPERPLDEVKIAIAGPLVNVVLAAIFFGLSLLFGGGMPASGFVLGVGQTGEILTYLALTNVILALFNLIPAFPMDGGRVLRGLLATRLGNVRATEISASIGQFFAFLFFVGGIMTGRFLLALIAVFIFFGAGGEAQMVRQRETMRGLSVADVMGSRRRTETVSPYHTFGQVLDAVIHGYQEDFPVVDEDGTLVGMITRNEILAAAHSPDRYSTVRDLMRTDFPTITPEADLFQEGQRLLQESGMRAIPVVDSSGELVGMLTIEDIGQANLLRDVDHRKGF from the coding sequence ATGGGAAACTCGTTCAAGATAGGTCGGGTCTTCGGCATCGACGTAAAGGTCCACTGGACCTTCTTCCTGCTGCTCATCGTCTTCGGTTACTTCGCGTACCACTCCTCGGGGAGCATCGCCGCGACGCTGATCACGGTCGGGCTCATCCTCGCGCTCTTCGTCTTCGTGCTTTTGCACGAGTTCGGTCACTCCCTCGTCGCCCAGAGGATCGGGATCGAGATCCCGGACATAACCCTCCTGCCGCTCGGCGGGCTCGCCCGGATGAAGAGCATGCCGGAGAGACCCCTCGACGAGGTGAAGATCGCGATAGCCGGCCCACTGGTGAACGTCGTGTTGGCGGCGATCTTCTTCGGGCTCTCGCTGCTCTTCGGCGGGGGCATGCCCGCCTCCGGCTTCGTGCTCGGGGTCGGCCAGACCGGGGAGATCCTCACCTACCTCGCCCTCACCAACGTGATCCTGGCGCTCTTCAACCTGATCCCGGCGTTCCCGATGGACGGGGGCCGGGTTCTTCGGGGGCTTCTCGCCACCCGCCTCGGCAACGTGCGGGCCACCGAGATCTCCGCCTCGATCGGACAGTTCTTCGCGTTTTTGTTCTTCGTCGGCGGGATAATGACCGGCCGTTTCCTGCTCGCCCTGATCGCGGTCTTCATCTTCTTCGGGGCCGGTGGTGAGGCCCAGATGGTGCGCCAGCGGGAGACGATGCGCGGGCTCTCGGTCGCCGACGTGATGGGCTCCAGGCGACGCACCGAGACGGTGAGCCCCTACCACACCTTCGGGCAGGTCCTGGACGCGGTGATCCACGGTTACCAGGAAGATTTCCCCGTCGTCGACGAGGACGGCACCCTCGTCGGCATGATAACCCGCAACGAGATCCTCGCCGCCGCCCATTCCCCGGACCGCTACTCGACGGTGCGCGACCTGATGCGCACCGACTTCCCTACCATCACGCCCGAGGCCGACCTCTTCCAGGAGGGGCAGAGGCTGCTGCAGGAGAGCGGGATGCGGGCCATCCCGGTGGTCGATTCCTCCGGGGAGCTCGTCGGGATGCTCACGATAGAGGACATCGGGCAGGCGAACCTCCTGCGCGACGTGGACCATCGGAAGGGGTTCTGA
- a CDS encoding cobalamin-binding protein yields MRIVSLLPAATEMVALAGAEDELVGVTHECDHPPGVRRLPKLTSTPVDPSCMSSAEIDAAVNRLSDEGSVYALDAGLLARLRPDLVLTQGLCDVCAVSPSLVEEAVSGLHPRPAVFSMDPRSLGEVLEDALAVGEAVGRAEEVRGRVASLRERLRRVGELSSSTEPVRVVCLEWLDPLFGAGHWVPEMVKIAGGEEAVSEPGEPSRRIGWEEVVRASPEVLVLMPCGFDARRAAREGRMLARLPGWENLPAVAQGRVWAVDANSYFSRPGPRLVEGVELLASILHPELFPLPPDPRRAVRLAHPARTRSA; encoded by the coding sequence ATGCGCATCGTCTCGCTGCTCCCGGCCGCTACCGAGATGGTGGCCCTCGCCGGAGCCGAAGACGAGCTCGTCGGCGTCACCCACGAGTGCGACCATCCGCCCGGGGTGCGGCGTCTCCCGAAGCTCACCTCCACCCCGGTAGACCCCTCCTGCATGTCGAGCGCGGAGATAGACGCGGCCGTGAACAGGCTCTCCGACGAGGGGAGCGTCTACGCGCTCGACGCCGGACTCCTCGCGCGCCTGAGGCCGGACCTCGTCCTCACCCAGGGCCTGTGCGATGTGTGCGCCGTCTCACCCTCGCTCGTCGAGGAGGCGGTCTCGGGGCTACACCCGCGCCCCGCCGTGTTCTCGATGGACCCGCGCTCGCTCGGGGAGGTGCTCGAAGATGCGCTCGCCGTCGGGGAGGCGGTGGGCCGGGCGGAGGAGGTGCGCGGCAGGGTCGCCTCGCTGCGGGAGAGGCTGCGCCGCGTCGGAGAACTTTCCTCCTCCACCGAGCCGGTTCGCGTGGTGTGTCTCGAGTGGCTCGATCCTCTCTTCGGCGCCGGGCACTGGGTGCCAGAGATGGTGAAGATCGCCGGCGGAGAAGAGGCCGTATCGGAGCCGGGCGAGCCCTCGCGGCGCATCGGATGGGAGGAGGTCGTCCGTGCTTCTCCCGAGGTCCTCGTGCTGATGCCCTGCGGCTTCGACGCGCGCCGGGCCGCGCGCGAGGGACGGATGCTCGCGCGCCTGCCCGGGTGGGAGAACCTGCCGGCCGTCGCTCAGGGGCGCGTGTGGGCGGTGGACGCGAACTCGTATTTCAGCCGCCCCGGACCGAGGCTCGTCGAAGGGGTGGAGCTGCTCGCCTCCATCCTCCACCCCGAGCTCTTCCCCCTGCCCCCGGATCCGAGACGCGCCGTGCGGCTCGCGCACCCCGCCCGGACCCGCTCTGCGTGA
- a CDS encoding ROK family protein, protein MNAIGVDVGGTKIAAGVVSPQGKILNEVRCHTPASRERLLSSIAAAIREVGSGYEVGGVCLAVPGFVSTRENRVVTAPNLEIIEGIPLQEELGSRVGLPVTVENDANAAAWGEFRFGSGERCEHLVFVTLGTGVGGGVISHGVLLRGAQGAAGELGHVTVQATGPRCSCGNRGCLETLTSGTAIRRRAREVASEMPHSALGRLAVERDVLGEDVLRLARRGDEAALRVLREAGRWLGIGLAAFVNIFNPEVIAIGGGVSEAGELILEPARREVWLRARSPSRELVRVHEATLGPEAGVLGAAALARDEEGACVLGTGGAPEP, encoded by the coding sequence ATGAACGCCATAGGTGTTGATGTAGGGGGCACCAAGATCGCGGCGGGCGTCGTCTCGCCGCAGGGCAAGATACTGAACGAGGTGCGCTGTCACACGCCGGCCTCCCGGGAGAGGTTGCTCTCGAGCATCGCCGCCGCCATCCGGGAGGTCGGGAGCGGCTACGAGGTGGGGGGCGTGTGCCTGGCGGTCCCGGGGTTCGTCTCGACCCGGGAGAACAGGGTCGTGACCGCCCCGAACCTGGAGATCATAGAGGGTATACCGCTGCAGGAGGAGCTCGGGAGCAGGGTGGGGCTCCCGGTGACAGTCGAGAACGACGCGAACGCCGCGGCCTGGGGAGAATTTCGCTTCGGCTCCGGTGAGAGGTGCGAGCACCTGGTGTTCGTGACGCTCGGCACCGGGGTGGGCGGTGGCGTGATCTCCCACGGCGTGCTTTTGCGCGGGGCGCAGGGGGCCGCCGGGGAGCTCGGGCACGTGACCGTGCAGGCGACGGGACCGCGCTGCAGCTGCGGCAACCGGGGTTGCCTGGAGACGCTGACCTCCGGCACGGCGATCCGTCGCCGGGCACGGGAGGTGGCGAGCGAGATGCCACACTCGGCGCTCGGGCGCCTCGCCGTCGAGCGGGACGTGCTCGGCGAGGACGTGCTCCGGCTGGCGCGCCGGGGGGACGAGGCGGCACTTCGGGTGCTGCGCGAGGCCGGGAGGTGGCTCGGGATAGGGCTCGCGGCCTTCGTCAACATCTTCAACCCGGAGGTCATCGCCATAGGAGGCGGCGTCTCGGAGGCGGGGGAGCTCATCCTGGAGCCCGCGCGCCGGGAGGTCTGGCTGCGGGCGCGCTCCCCCTCGCGCGAGCTGGTGCGGGTGCATGAGGCGACGTTGGGGCCGGAGGCCGGGGTGCTGGGTGCGGCCGCGCTCGCCAGGGACGAGGAGGGGGCCTGCGTGCTCGGGACCGGCGGTGCCCCGGAGCCGTGA
- a CDS encoding HD domain-containing protein, protein MNEGAVRDLAAEIEALVARAGTHPVWGYAHCLRVHETARSLAREEELDHDEEALFLAALLHDIGLYRAYNLREGRDHAERSASVATRILRDRNFPEGRILLVADAIEHHPPGRAPGSSTESLLLKDAVILDYLGSIGLARIFAMVGLEEDVPDILAAFHHAQELRRRLPRLLRFATSRRIALDRCMEMDRFFGSLKDSSRGGKLL, encoded by the coding sequence GTGAACGAGGGTGCCGTGCGAGATTTGGCCGCGGAGATCGAGGCGCTCGTCGCCCGGGCCGGGACCCACCCGGTCTGGGGTTACGCCCACTGCCTGAGGGTCCACGAGACCGCCCGCTCCCTCGCGCGCGAGGAGGAGCTCGATCACGACGAAGAGGCGCTCTTCCTCGCCGCCCTGCTGCACGACATCGGGCTCTACCGGGCCTACAACCTGAGGGAGGGCCGGGACCACGCGGAGCGATCCGCCTCGGTGGCCACCCGTATCCTGCGCGACCGCAACTTCCCGGAGGGGCGTATCCTGCTGGTCGCCGACGCCATAGAGCACCACCCGCCGGGGCGCGCTCCCGGCTCCTCAACGGAGTCGCTGCTCCTCAAGGACGCCGTGATCCTGGACTATCTGGGCAGTATCGGGCTCGCGAGGATCTTTGCGATGGTGGGTCTCGAAGAGGACGTCCCCGACATCTTGGCCGCGTTCCATCACGCGCAGGAGCTGCGCCGCCGGCTCCCGCGCCTGCTGCGCTTCGCCACGAGCCGCAGGATCGCGCTCGACCGCTGTATGGAGATGGACCGGTTCTTCGGGAGCTTGAAGGACTCTTCGCGCGGAGGAAAGCTCCTCTAG
- a CDS encoding tetratricopeptide repeat protein — translation MGYEEFLEQGETLAEEGLVEEALARFEQALAEDPGNPEAVEAVGRALMNLGRLEEAEERFREALALDPEWAAPHIDLAFLAMRREEPFKVVHHLERAIEADPELPEAYVELGRYYGLMGEPELARATFERWTSANPEDADVLIEAGLTLFDAGEYADALGFFESAAEAAGSEEQRSAALTYRANALDMLGRYEEAVAGYEGVISQNPSWWEAHANLGICHDRNGEREKAEAAFRRGLEECPGSPELRDELAAHYLAENRNLKEALALSEEAVALGRDEVRHLYTLGEVRAALHDDAGAEEAYRAVLTLDPEDPEARVELGLIYERRGRISEAEEQFMEALKRDPNNPRALHSYAGLYYSAGDEAMAERLLERALTSDPGYAPALSALSGLKAGQGDREGALRLMRRAIEAGERDRSYFENAPEFAALRGDAVFTALLERMDEAEGSP, via the coding sequence ATGGGTTACGAAGAGTTTCTGGAGCAGGGTGAGACCCTCGCCGAGGAGGGTCTCGTGGAGGAGGCGCTCGCCCGCTTCGAGCAGGCCCTCGCGGAAGACCCCGGCAACCCGGAGGCGGTGGAGGCCGTGGGGCGGGCGCTGATGAACCTGGGGAGGCTCGAAGAAGCCGAAGAACGCTTCAGAGAGGCCCTCGCGCTGGACCCGGAGTGGGCCGCCCCGCACATCGACCTCGCCTTCCTGGCGATGCGCCGCGAGGAGCCGTTCAAGGTCGTCCACCATCTGGAACGCGCGATAGAGGCTGACCCCGAGCTACCGGAAGCCTACGTCGAGCTCGGCCGCTACTACGGGCTGATGGGCGAGCCCGAACTCGCCCGCGCGACCTTCGAGCGCTGGACCTCGGCCAACCCGGAGGACGCCGACGTCCTCATCGAGGCCGGGCTCACCCTCTTCGACGCCGGGGAGTACGCCGACGCCCTGGGCTTCTTCGAATCCGCCGCGGAAGCGGCCGGAAGCGAGGAGCAGAGGAGCGCCGCGCTCACCTACCGGGCGAACGCCCTCGACATGCTCGGCCGCTACGAGGAGGCCGTCGCCGGCTACGAGGGTGTGATCTCGCAAAACCCCTCGTGGTGGGAGGCGCACGCCAACCTGGGCATCTGCCACGACCGCAACGGAGAGCGGGAGAAGGCCGAGGCGGCCTTCCGGCGAGGGCTCGAAGAGTGCCCCGGATCCCCGGAGCTGCGAGACGAGCTCGCGGCCCACTACCTGGCGGAGAACCGGAACCTCAAGGAGGCCCTCGCGCTCTCGGAGGAAGCGGTGGCGTTGGGACGCGACGAGGTACGCCACCTCTACACGCTCGGCGAGGTGCGGGCGGCGCTGCATGACGACGCCGGGGCAGAAGAGGCCTACCGGGCCGTACTCACCCTCGACCCGGAAGACCCGGAAGCGCGGGTGGAACTCGGTCTCATCTACGAGCGGCGCGGCAGGATCTCCGAGGCCGAGGAGCAGTTCATGGAGGCGCTCAAGAGAGACCCGAACAACCCGCGCGCCCTCCACTCCTACGCCGGGCTCTACTACTCGGCCGGGGACGAGGCGATGGCCGAACGGTTGCTCGAGCGCGCGCTCACCTCCGACCCCGGCTACGCCCCGGCGCTCTCCGCGCTCTCCGGGCTCAAGGCCGGGCAGGGAGACAGAGAGGGCGCGTTGAGGTTGATGCGGCGCGCGATCGAAGCCGGGGAGCGGGACAGAAGCTACTTCGAGAACGCCCCGGAGTTCGCCGCGTTGCGCGGGGATGCGGTGTTCACCGCGCTCCTCGAGCGCATGGACGAAGCTGAAGGCTCCCCGTAG
- a CDS encoding acyl-CoA thioesterase, whose protein sequence is MKRTPVIRRLEIRYRDLDPYGHVNNAVYLEFFETLQFAYWRRLAENLGVELETGDLPGARHVVAENRVRYVSPVFLDDELYGAASISSVGNRSYTMEYELRVGKGFEEGELAAEGSAAHVFYDPEAGSSRPRPDWFLSAVAELEGVPEADLLR, encoded by the coding sequence TTGAAGAGGACCCCGGTGATAAGGCGGCTCGAGATCCGCTACCGCGATCTCGACCCTTACGGGCACGTCAACAACGCGGTCTACCTGGAGTTCTTCGAGACGCTGCAGTTCGCCTACTGGCGGCGTCTGGCGGAGAACCTGGGGGTGGAGCTCGAGACCGGGGACCTCCCGGGGGCCCGGCACGTGGTCGCGGAGAACCGGGTGCGCTACGTCTCGCCGGTCTTCCTCGACGACGAGCTCTACGGGGCGGCGAGCATCTCCTCGGTGGGGAACCGCTCGTACACGATGGAGTACGAGCTGCGCGTCGGTAAGGGCTTCGAGGAGGGTGAACTCGCCGCCGAGGGGAGTGCGGCCCACGTCTTCTACGACCCGGAGGCCGGAAGCTCGCGCCCGCGCCCGGACTGGTTCCTCTCGGCGGTCGCGGAGCTGGAGGGTGTTCCGGAGGCGGATCTGCTCCGCTAG
- a CDS encoding DNA-methyltransferase translates to MDLGRISSYGEPGAIIYRADCVEFMRLVPPGCVDMVFADPPYRLSSGGVTVRGGRLAPVDKGEWDRPRGLREDYAFDLRWLRGVRRILKPDGTVWITGTHHNVFSVGFALLRLGFRIIQTIVWEKPDPPPNALHTAFTHAHELLVWASRSRSSRYTFNHGVFEGSGASSSPLTSVWRIPSAPPAERLCGYHPTQKPLRLVRRTILASTREKELVFDPFCGSGTTAVAARELGRAFVGTELEEEFCTLAARRIAASRWGDALHRV, encoded by the coding sequence ATGGACCTGGGCCGGATCAGCTCCTACGGCGAGCCGGGGGCGATCATCTACCGTGCGGATTGCGTGGAGTTCATGCGCCTCGTGCCGCCGGGGTGTGTGGACATGGTCTTCGCGGATCCTCCCTACCGACTCTCCTCGGGCGGGGTCACGGTCAGGGGCGGCAGGCTCGCACCGGTGGACAAGGGGGAATGGGACCGCCCGAGGGGTTTGCGCGAGGATTACGCCTTCGACCTGCGCTGGCTCAGGGGGGTGCGGCGCATACTCAAGCCGGACGGCACCGTCTGGATCACCGGCACCCACCACAACGTCTTCTCGGTCGGCTTCGCGCTTCTCAGGCTGGGTTTCAGGATCATACAGACCATAGTCTGGGAGAAGCCCGACCCGCCCCCGAACGCGCTGCACACCGCCTTCACCCACGCGCACGAGCTCCTGGTCTGGGCCTCGCGGAGCCGATCGTCGCGCTACACCTTCAACCACGGGGTTTTCGAAGGTTCGGGGGCGTCATCCTCCCCTCTCACCTCCGTCTGGCGCATCCCGAGCGCCCCGCCCGCCGAGAGGCTCTGCGGCTACCACCCGACCCAGAAGCCGCTACGCCTCGTGCGTCGGACGATACTGGCCTCCACGCGCGAGAAGGAGCTCGTCTTCGACCCCTTCTGCGGCTCCGGGACGACGGCCGTCGCCGCCAGAGAGCTGGGGCGCGCCTTCGTCGGCACCGAGCTCGAGGAAGAGTTCTGCACGCTCGCCGCCAGGCGCATCGCCGCCTCCAGATGGGGAGACGCCCTGCACCGCGTTTGA
- a CDS encoding SDR family NAD(P)-dependent oxidoreductase, which produces MVGREGLPEDIAEIFSLEGKKAAVTGAASGLGRAIALGFARFGADVVCLDINLEGAEETAEQISKLGRESTAVAVDVRDWEGVRSAAGETGRWAGRLDIAVNVPGINRRKPVLELEPEEFDAVLDVNLRGLFHCSKAFGELMVRGGGGGRIINMASIFGLVVMQRQAAYAASKGGVVQLTRVLALEFAPHGILVNALAPAYFTTPLVRQVMEDTAWYEDVVRRVPMGRFGEVWEIVGPAVFLASRASSFVTGSVLLVDGGWTAQ; this is translated from the coding sequence GTGGTAGGACGGGAAGGGCTTCCGGAGGACATCGCGGAGATCTTCAGCCTCGAGGGCAAAAAGGCCGCCGTCACGGGGGCTGCATCGGGCCTCGGGCGGGCGATAGCGCTCGGGTTCGCGCGCTTCGGGGCGGACGTGGTCTGCCTGGACATCAACCTGGAGGGCGCGGAGGAGACGGCGGAGCAGATCTCGAAGCTCGGCCGGGAGAGCACGGCGGTCGCGGTGGACGTGCGCGACTGGGAGGGGGTACGCTCTGCGGCGGGGGAGACCGGGAGGTGGGCCGGGCGGTTGGACATCGCCGTCAACGTCCCCGGCATCAACCGGCGCAAGCCGGTGCTGGAGCTCGAGCCGGAGGAGTTCGACGCCGTCCTGGACGTGAACCTGCGGGGGCTCTTCCACTGCTCGAAGGCCTTCGGTGAGCTCATGGTCCGCGGCGGGGGAGGCGGCAGGATCATCAACATGGCCTCCATCTTCGGGCTCGTGGTGATGCAGCGGCAGGCGGCCTACGCGGCGAGCAAGGGGGGCGTGGTGCAGCTGACGCGGGTGCTCGCGCTCGAGTTCGCCCCGCACGGCATCCTGGTCAACGCGCTCGCCCCGGCGTACTTCACCACGCCGCTCGTGCGGCAGGTGATGGAGGACACCGCGTGGTACGAGGACGTGGTGCGGCGGGTGCCGATGGGCCGCTTCGGTGAGGTATGGGAGATAGTCGGGCCGGCGGTCTTCCTCGCCTCCCGCGCCTCGAGCTTCGTGACCGGGAGCGTGCTTTTGGTGGACGGCGGCTGGACCGCGCAGTAG